The segment agattttgacagcacacggaATGCAggggggctaagatggacggctgtctatcatttgtcaccatacttGTCATGCTCTAacaagtgacgcatgatatgacaagtgacaaaaaggcgaccatgataccgctgctggTGTCATTTTAAAcgccaaacttctatgaaattatgacgtgtaaataacactggctgtgtgctgtcaaaatctctgcacttttcttggtctaactctagaaatCTGTGTCATGAAATTCATGAGCATATGTGACATCTCAAAGTCCTCAGCCTAATCCTGTCCAGCAAGCGCCTATTTCACCATCATGGCAATTGCCACCTGAGGCCTTCCCGCGAAAAACGGAAACCGAAATTTCGTTGCcagcctctctatcgctcttgcatactTAAAAGacatagagaggcagataaagaaattttgcgGTAGCCTCTGTCTGACACTGACATTTTCCGGTACATTTCTTGGTCTGTAAGTAAAGACGCTACAAAGCATCAATATTCACTTGTTGGACCAGCTATGAACGGTGAATGTCAAtgtcagccgggctagcacaggagtggcgcgacagtatcttgtCCGCGAGATAacctacccgtccctctttaattaatacagttagaaaaatgcgggtagtctatctcgcgggcgagatgcTGTCGCGCCCctcctgtgctaggcctactggcAACAATTATCAACGTGATAAAATAGGGGcatgggggcctagccaaaatgacaatctttgatagaaaacgccattCTTAACACAAATAATGTATGATaacacgtgacttttcgtagcatcatCGATCGTGTTAtcccaaaacattttttttctattatagtctggcaaacacaacttgtcagtcactaagaaccaggaaaattatactcatccctttcttttagGTGTTattactagcgtaagacaaagacagtatgattctctctgtctgtgttCGTTGATGTACGCTTGCCATCTTGGCCAGGCCTCCTggacaaatgaaaaaaaaaaaacaaagaccATAGACAATGTGATCGTACCTTCGAGCCTGTCGACCTCCTTCTGCAGTTTCTTAACGGTCTTCTCGGCGTACTCAGCGCGGGCCTCGGCCTCCTTCAGCTTGGTCGTGAGGGTCTTGAGCTGCTTCTTGAACTCCTCCACGCGCTGGTTGGCCTTCTCTTCGGATACCTCCAGGGACTTCAGGGAGTTACCTACGACCTGAAAAggaaaaaattgataaaaaaaagttttataatacgtcggtgacaaacaagcagtctccgtagcctatggacgcctgcaactccagagatgCCCGTGcccgttgccgaccctaaaactCCGcgccctcgttgagctctggcaaagTGGATTTTTCACcgattttaaatattatgagcttcattttcatttttcatttattttattcttaaacaatacaatcattgtgtcagaaatcatattaaatacaatttatcgataataatataataaaccatttaaactaatactaaataaataacaattataaataccttaaattaGCGACTTATCAAATAATTCCCCAATACTAAGAAGCATCTAGTCAATAAGAACGAGTTCAACTTAcgcttaaataaaaacaaatccgTAATGTCTTTCAGGTCAGTAGGGAGCTTATTAAATAGCGACTGCCTGATATCTTGCGCAATGTTTAGCTACCTGAAGTTTTGGAAagaacgtcaaacttctatgaaatctgtgctgtagggtagggtaggaaacagtggctcggaaaaaaatagccgggtacagaggcttactcaacctaattccaacacgatagaggcgatattggggcaactgagccactgttcgagctaagccactgtttcctaccctaccctatttataaaacacaaaaaaatcgtTCCCGAAAAAATGCAAGGAGAATAAAAATTTGGTCTTGATCCTTActatacacagacaagaggttaaaccCAGGTTAAAGTGATTCCAAACTAAATCACCAAGTTACCTTCAACTCCTCCTCAAGCTCGCCGATCTTGGAGTCTCCGGACTTGACGCGGTCCTCGGCGACCTCCAGCTCGTCTTCAACGAAGGCCAGCTTGCGGGACACCTGGACATCACATTAGCTTATTTAGTACCAATGTTTGCATAATCTTAACACCTATCTACATATACATGTAAACTtcctgtccgcgcgcgaattccgtgcacggctgaggaatgttaggaatgttgggcgtcatgacagagtgatggtgactggtgtcattttgtaatgcacggaattggcgcgcggacagtagacaCTACTGGTGACTGAAGACGGTACAGCGAAGAATGCGCGCAGGGGCAAAATTGTATacattttctatttataattttttttaatttatacgttTTTAGTTCGTTTCGACTTTgattgaaatttggtaatttATCGTATTTACGTCCAACATTAATTGTTatcttgacaaaaaaaaataaagacacCGTGATACCggaacataaacaaaaatagataaaattatGTTGACctattagagcgttttcacattgtctgaTCCGACATCGGTTGTCGGATGATGAGCTGCTAGAGAATGTCCTATGGCCCAAGTCTAAAAACGCTCTTAGATATCGAATTGAACaggaaataaaaacatttaaattgtagttttatttgATTAACTTTCTAATAGCTTTTGTAAATCTGTGGCAGTAAAAAGCTGAAGTACAGCAACTTCAGCTCCTTAATTGCGTCCTTTGACGCCGTTTCACGGTCGCTagtgaattatatttaaatggaCATTTATTGCCCCtgttacttacatttattgctccttttacttttatatgtactttccttaacttataatataaatgcTATAAATGTTGAAAAGTAGGTCAGGCTACAATGTAACTATTTAGAGTATAACATTCACTATGAAATCTACAtgtttatacacatatttaggTACActaaagaataaaattaatagctaggtacaataaaataagaattGAAGATAGCGAAGTTGAAAGGAATGTTTAAAAAGTAGGAGAACTTTCCGACGGCATCAGTATCATGCGCCACTTGAAAAGACGAGCCTTGAGAAGTTGTAACTGTCACATTGTCTACTCCCTTTCCTctcaacaaaaaatatgaaaaactgTGTTGGAAGGTGAAATGACAGTCGCAAAAGTCCCTAACCCGTtcatcggtccggaaataccgcgggcgacagttAATTCCAATTTAGCTGTGCCAGACAGGACGTTTCTGGAGAAACGTACAGTtaaggactgccaaccatctaagtaaATCGATCGATTTGTGTAACATTatctaataatataaaaaaggaaTGTACCTCGTCGGACTTGCCGTCGGCGTCCTCAGCGAGCAGACGGGCCTCCTTGAGCTGGTTGGTGAGCTGGTCCATGCGCTCCTCGTCTTGCGACGCCCTGTTCTCCAGCACCTTGCACATACTGGAACAACAACACCCCGTAAGTATACCTAAGTTAAATAAAGTCCATCTACGCTGTCAAGAACTTTTTAGTTGGCGTTATGGTTTCGAGTCTTTTCTAtggacatcataaaataaactgaCATTAAAGCCTAAGTTACATAATCCTTAAAGGCATGTTAAAATCATCTACTTCTTAAAAAGGTAAATGCATGGTAAATATGATGAAATTGTTAGAAAAGTGTAGGTATCCAAATATTCCAAATCATTAACTTCTGTAatgtccacagaaaagacgCCGACTTTCGTGAACGTTTTGACAGCTATGTCAACTTGTCCAGCGATACGCCACGCCATGCCGTACATGCCAGTCCataagggggtgaaaaaagtgataattttttttaacaacttCTACACAGACGAAGACGCTATACACTaaccccccttattcataaacgtctactaaagttgagaaGCCGCTactaatcgtttgtccctttccatcataccaatacgtcggaaagggacgaacgattattagcggcttctcaactttagtagacgtttatgaatgaGGGGGTAAGTGACCAGTCAGGTCGTAAAATCATCGGAATCATGATTTCTCTTTTGCACTTGCACGGCCTTATGGAGCAGGATTTAACTGTTAAATTAGTTTGGTACTGACCGGTTGTTCTCGTCAGCGGACTGCTGGGCCTCGAGCAGCTTCTGCTGGGCAGTGCCGGACCTTTCCTCGGACTTCTCAAGGTCCTCCTCAATCTGCTGAACCTTCCTGTG is part of the Cydia strobilella chromosome 17, ilCydStro3.1, whole genome shotgun sequence genome and harbors:
- the LOC134748917 gene encoding tropomyosin-1 isoform X2, with translation MDAIKKKMQAMKLEKDNAMDKADTCEQQARDANLRAEKVNEEVRELQKKLSQVEEVLTQSKNQLETATKTLEEKEKTLTTTEAEVASLNRKVQQIEEDLEKSEERSGTAQQKLLEAQQSADENNRMCKVLENRASQDEERMDQLTNQLKEARLLAEDADGKSDEVSRKLAFVEDELEVAEDRVKSGDSKIGELEEELKVVGNSLKSLEVSEEKANQRVEEFKKQLKTLTTKLKEAEARAEYAEKTVKKLQKEVDRLEDLLFNEKEKYKAICDDLDGTFAELTGY
- the LOC134748917 gene encoding tropomyosin-1 isoform X1, translated to MDAIKKKMQAMKLEKDNAMDKADTCEQQARDANLRAEKVNEEVRELQKKLSQVEEVLTQSKNQLETATKTLEEKEKTLTTTEAEVASLNRKVQQIEEDLEKSEERSGTAQQKLLEAQQSADENNRMCKVLENRASQDEERMDQLTNQLKEARLLAEDADGKSDEVSRKLAFVEDELEVAEDRVKSGDSKIGELEEELKVVGNSLKSLEVSEEKANQRVEEFKKQLKTLTTKLKEAEARAEYAEKTVKKLQKEVDRLEDELGINKDRYKSLADEMDSTFAELAGY